The Bosea sp. AS-1 region GGAAGACCCTGACCTCGCCATTCTCCACGGTCAGCGCGTGGCCGGGCAGCAGCGTGTGGATGTGCTTGAAGAGGGTCTTCTCGCCGATCGTGTACTGGAAGGTCATGTACTCGGCGAGCGCGTCCGGGTCGGTCGCGATCTCGGGCAGCAGCGGCAGCAGCGCCTTCATCTCGGAGGCGAAATACAAGGTCCCGTCGACCACGGCGTAGTAGAAGGGCTTGATGCCGAAACGGTCGCGCGCGGCGAAGAAGCGCTCGCCGTCCCACAGGCTGAAGGCGAACATGCCCCGCAGATGCCGCAGGCAGTCGATGCCCCATTTCGCGTAGGCGGCCAGCACGGTCTCGGTGTCGGAGGAGGAGCGGAAGCTCCAGCCGTCCTTCAGCTCGGCCATCAGCTCGACGTAATTGTAGACCTCGCCATTGAAGGTGATGACCGTGCCGTCATTGCCGACCATGGGCTGGCGGCCGGTCGGCGACAGATCGATGATCGCGAGGCGCCGATGGGCGAGACCGACACTTCTGGAGGGATTGCTCCAGAAGCCATGTCCGTCCGGACCGCGATGTGCGATCAACTGGTTCATGACCCCAAGAGCGCGATCAAGCTTAGGAATAGGCTGGTGCGCGAGCGATACCGCTCCTGCTATTCCACACATTCGCACAGTTCCCGCATTTTACGAAAAGGTTGGCTTTAGCTGGCGCCGCATGAACGTGGCATGCGGCTGTATCAAGCGAGCAACCTCTTGTCAGCTTCCTTCCCAAAGAGCGCGTCGTAAGCTCGCAACATCCGCATCCGCTCCTCTTCCCAAGAGAGGTCTTGAGCAGCCTTAAGCGCGTTCTGCTTCATCTCATCGATCTTTGCGCGCGTCAGTCCGTTGATTGCCGTGGCGATCACGTCGGGGGATACTCCATGAAATGTAATGCCATGCCTGTGGTGACGAACTAGCGCAGCCATTTCCGGCAAATCCGAGACACACAGCGCCAACCCTGCCATCGTGTACTCGAAAAACTTGTTTGGCAGTGCGTACTCATTATGAAGTGAATGGCCGGGTAGCGCGAACAGTCCTACATCAAACGCACTTGCTTCCTGCACCAGCTTCGTCATCGGAACTGGCGGAACGATCTCGACCCGACCCCGCACACCAGCTTTGTCGATCTCGGCTTCTAAACTCCGACGATAGTCCTCGCTGGCCGGCCCCCGAATTGTAAGGTCGTATTCCGGACGCCATAAAGCCACCGACCGGATACACTCTTCCAAGCCGCGATGATGCCAGACCGCTCCGTGATAAAGCACCCGGACACGCTCTCCCGTCGTTCGAGGCGGCATTTTTTGATATAGCGGGGTGCTACGAACCGTCTGCGGCTTCTCGGGCAAGCCGTGGATCGCTTGGAGGCGCTCGGCGATGCCCGTCGAAACGGTCGTGACCACGGCCGCGCCGCGAATGAAACGCTGTTCGGTCTCAAGGCGAATGGGGCGTTGAACGTAGCGCCAGAGTTTGCGCTCATTGAACTCCTCAGCCGCGAACTCATGCGTATCGTAAACGTATGGCACTCCTTGTTCGCCCGCGATGCGGGAGATGATCGGAAGCGATGTCCAGTCGTTACCAAGCCAGAGATCTGCATTTTGACGTCTAGCGAGCGCATAGATGTCCCAGAACGTACTATTCAGCGTCCAGTAAATGGTCTCAGCTAACGCTTTATCGAAAAAGACACGCAAAAGGCGCAGATCATAGGCATCATCATGACGGTTTGCCCGCACCGCGCGCCGTTCAGCAAGCGCCAAGGACGCAATTGCTAACCGGCGAATACCTCGCGTCCTATACGGCGTTTCAGGCATCGTCGGCGGAGTAGGCAATTGACGAGCGTCTTCGGGGGTCTCGATTGACCACGCCGGTGCACTTTCAACTTTGCTCTGGAGGCCAAACGCCTTCACATCCCAGCCGAGATCGTAAAAGGCATCGCCCTGTCGGCGAACTCGAGGGTCGTCCGCGATCGGAGAAATGGAAACGAGACCAACGATCGGCTTGCGACCCAGCCGCTCAGCCAGCGCCTTCATCCCGGGCAATTCGTCGATGCTGTTCTGCCGCGTTTGAAGGTGAGCATTCATCATCACATCCCCACGCCGAAACGCTCACCCCAGATGCCGAGGTTCACGATACGCCATAAGGTGAAATCCACATTGCGATCTCCGTCGAGCATGTCCTTGGCCAGCGCACGGACACCGTCTGCGTTCATCAATCCTGGATAACGGACCAAAGTCGTTTCGATACCTTCTTCAATCAAACCGCGCAGCGGGCCTCGGAACCACACTTGCTCGGGCGTCGCAAAGCCGAGCTTGTCCCGTCGTTCCTTGACCACTTCTGGGAGAACTCCGTTCATGCCCTTGCGCAGCACGCGCTTGGTATCTCCACCCACTATCTTATGGTCATTACCCAGAGCGAGATTGAACTCGACCAGCGGGTGGTCGAGGAACGGCACGCGCGCTTCGATCGAATGCGCCATCGAATTGCGATCTTCCCAATGCAGCAGCATGGCCAGATTGGAGCCATAGGTCAGGGTCATGCACAGCGTGCGGAGATCGGTGACGTCCGGCAGGCCCAGCTCATCGCTCGCCAACTGGAACGCCGTGATCGGGTTTCCCTTCTCACGTAACAGTTCCGTCCCCAGCCAATCGTGCTGCGTGAACTGGCGGTGTTTTTGCCGCAATGCGCCCGCGAGGCCACGCGGAAGAAGCGGAACCACATACTGGCGCAACTGGTCCTGAATGGAAGTTCCGTGATAACGGCTTCGTTCGAGGATAGTACGTAAAAGCTTCCCAAATTGTCGACGCTTGGTCAAATCAGCCATATAATATGGGAAACTGCCGTGATAGCCTGCGAGCTGTTCATCAGCCCCCTGCCCGTCTAGCATCACCTTGACACCGACGCGCCGGGCCTCCTCGAACACACACCATTGCGCGAAGATCGAGGTCGACCCGAAAGGCTCATCCTGATGCCAGGTAATGTCAGCCGCCCGCTGAAATACATCTTCAGCTTTCGGAAAGATGAAATGCGGCTCGGTATGAGCATGTGCCACGACGGCGTCCATGAAGGGCTTTTCATCGACGCTCTTTTCGGCGTAGCAGGCCGACACCGTATTGACTTTGGCCCCACCATCGCGTGAGCCCAGCATTCCTGCCATCAGGCATACAATGGCCGAGGAATCGAGTCCCCCTGAGAGACAAGATCCGACAGGCACATCCGAACGTAGATGCAGGCGAACGGACTCGGTCAGCAGCTCTCGGAAACGCGCAGCCGCCTCGTCTTCCGAAATAGCGAGATCTCCGGCCGCGGCAGGATACCAACGTCGCGAAGCGAGTTCGATTGGCCCCGGGCGGCTCGCATCCACCCGGATGCATTCACCTCCCCGCATCTGGCCGACGCCTTCGAACATCGTTTCGGCAGTATGGTCGGCAATGCCGGCACTGAGAAAATCATGCACACGGGCGACATTCATCCGGCCGCTCACACCAGGCAGGCCAAGCAGTTGCTTGATTTCAGAGGCGAAAGCGGCACCGCGCGGCGTCGACACTAGGTACAGGGGCTTGATGCCATAACGGTCCCGCGCAGCGAACAGAACCTTGTCGCGGCTGTCCCAGATCAGGAAGGCGAACATGCCCCGCAGCCGCGGCAATGCGTCCTCGCCCCAGAGCATGTAGGCGCGCAATAGCACCTCAGAATCGGACTCGGAGACAAAGACTTCGCCCTTCGCCCGCATCTCCTCGCGCAGTTCGATGTAATTGTAGATCTCGCCGTTGAAGACGAGCCAATAGCGCCGCGACGCATCGCACATCGGCTGCAAGCCTGCATCGGAGACGTCGATGATGGCGAGGCGTCGATGACCGAGAGCCACAGGGCCCTTGGGGCTCGCATAGGTCTCCCAACCGCGGCCATCGGGGCCACGATGCGCAACGATATCGATCCGTCGAGGGTCCGGCTCAAAGCCGAGCGACCCGAAAATACCACACATTAGCCAGCCTCGTCGGGCGGAAGCGAGCGATCTCGTCCGCCAGCACAAACAATCTTGCGCAGCCTTATATTGGCGACACCTCAATCGGTCGAGCCCAACGATTTTTTCGTCGCGGCTGCCTTTTCACAGTCAAGCCAGCTCGAGGCCGATTGATCAAATGCCTTCAGCGCTCGCCTTTCAACGCTACGCATGAATTCTCCTCGCCAATTACCACTCCGCCTTCCTCCAGTGCGAGTTTGATGCCTCGCAGGTTGTTGTGGGTCGGCACGCGCCTGGCTTTTTCGAAGTCTCGGATGGTTGAGAGGCCAAGATGGGCCGCCTTGGCGAGGTCTTGCTGGCTCCAATCGAGGAGGGCCCGAGCAGCGCGGCATTGTGCGGGTGTGATCATGCTGCCCACATAGCTTAGTCAACGTTTTTCGTCGAGTATCGACTTTTCCAGTTGACTGCCGGCGCCATAGGAAGGGAACCGTCCGTCACCGACGATTTTCGTCGCTGGAGGACGATGATGACCCTTATCCTGGAGTTCGAGCGCAAGCTCATTTTCTACAAGCCTGGCATTCTCCGCTACGCCATGCGACAGGCGGGACCTCGGTTTTGCATGTCTCAAAACGTGGCCGGGCGGTGTCAGCTATTGTCGCTATCGCTGAAGCGCGGATGGACTGAAGCCAGGGCCGAGCTAGCAGCGCTTCAACGGCTACAGACCCTCGCGTCGGAGGACTGCGCCGGACTTTTTTACAATCGCACGAATATCGCGGCCGCTTCGTCACAGGTGGCCTCCCGGCTCACCCTCGGGTATCGCCAGCTGCATTGAGGGTTCGCCATGCACCGCACTTTGCCCCCTCCGCTGATTGTGACCCCACAGTCACCGTTCGGCGAAATGTCCCTTGATCCCCTGCCCTCGACACCCCGGCTCAGCCCGGCGGAGCTCGCCCAAGCCTACCGAGCCTGGTGGTTCGGAACAAATCGCGCCGGGTCTCTCATCGGGAGGACCAAGCGATGAGCAGCGCCCTGCGCCATCGGCGCGCCTCCGCAGGATCTCGGCTCACCGAGTTGCGTCGAGCTCCTACGATCACCCCGTTGAGCCTGTTGAGTTCCGCGCTCGACCGCGGCGCGGACGAGCATGTGTTGTCTCAGCTGATCGGCCTGCATGAACGCAGTCGCGGAGAAGAAGCGCGCCGGTCCTTTGAGGCAGCTCTCGCCGCAGCCAAAGCCGAGCTTCCGGCGATCGCGAAGACCCAGATTGCCAGTATCGGAGCAAAGCACTACCGCCATGAGGACTTGGCCGAGATTGTCCGCACGGTCGGCCCGGTCCTGGCGCGCCACGGTCTGGCCTACCGCTTCCGCTCGAACAGTGACGGCGAGAAGGTGACCATCACCTGCGTGATTTCGCACCGTGACGGTCATAGCGAGGAGAACAGCCTCTCGGCCAGCGCCGATCACAGCGGCGAGAAGAACGCGATCCAGGCGATCGGATCGACGCTGACATATCTGCAGCGGATGACGCTGAAGGCAGCGCTCGGTCTGGCCGCCGCCGATGACGATGACGGCAAGGCTGCAGGGGTGGGTGAGACCATCACCCGCCAGCAAACCCGGGAGCTTCTCGCGCTGATGGATGAGGTCGGCGGCGAGCGCGAAGCCCTGCTGCGCTTCTTCAAGATCAAGGCTTTTGCGGAACTGCCGGCCCGCCGCTTCCGGCAGGCGCTGGTGATGCTCAATGCCAGGAAGGGAAGAGGCTGACCATGCTCGAGATCATCAACTGCATTCAAGGCTCGCCCGAATGGGTTCAAGCGCGCCTCGGCATCCCGACAGCCTCCGAGTTCGCCTCAATCCTGACCAAGGGTCGGGGCGGCGCCGAGAGCCGCACGCGGCAGAGCTATCTCTACAAGCTCGCCGCTGAACGATTGACCGGCGAGCCAATGGAGACGGTCACGACCGTGCATATGGAGCGCGGCAAGCTGATGGAAGAGGAAGCGCGCAGCGCCTACAACTTCGTCACGGGATCGAAATGTGAGAGCGTCGGGTTCCTGCGCCGCGGTCGGTCCGGCGCTTCTCCCGATGCGCTGATTGGCAAGGATGGCCTCCTCGAGATCAAGACCAAGCTGCCGCATCTCTTGATCGAGGCTTTGCTCAAGGGCGAGTTTCCACCTGAGCACAAAGCCCAATGCCAGGGGCAACTCTGGATCGCCGAACGCGATTGGATCGATCTTGCGGTCTACTGGCCGGGCCTGCCGATCTTCACCTGCCGCGCCGGCCGCGACGAGGTCTTCATTCGCGAGCTTGCCGAGGCCGTCGACGCCTTCAACGACGAACTCGATCGCATCGTGGCGCAAGTCGCCGCCTACCTCTTTGCAAGTCGGGCTGCCGTATATCACGCGGTCAGCCTATGGCTTTGCCAGGCTGCTTCCTCACAAGCGCACTCCCTGAAATTTGTTCACAAGCTCAAGTCGTTCCCTGTTACTTCACGCTGGGAATTTTCATCCAACCTACGGAAATGAGCGGTGTTCTCGGCCAAAAAAACTGGTGATTCCACGGCCGATAATCGTGTTTCCCTGAATTTTCCCAGCTTAACAGGGTAAGGGTGCCTCAGACTCGTTCGCGTCGACCTCCCTCGTCAGCCGGACAAGGCGCATCCCGATCATCACGCTGCTCGCCCCCCTACTTCCCCTTCGACGCCTCATAGAGCGCCTTCGTCTCGGCGTTCATCGGATAAAGCCCCGGCAGCGAGGCGCCTTCGTCGACCTTGGTCATGATCCAGGCTTCCATGCGCTCCTGCTCGGGGGCCTCGGCAAGCACCGCATCGAGCAGCCCGGCCGGGATCAGCACCGCGCCGTCCTGATCGACGACGATGATGTCGTTCGGGAAAACCGCCACGCCGCCGCAGCCGATCGGCTCCTGCCAGGCAACGAAGGTCAACCCCGCAACCGAGGGCGGCGCGGCGACGCCACGGCACCAGACCGGCAGGTTGGTCTCGAGCACCCCGGCAACATCACGCACCACGCCGTCCGTGATCAGTGCGACAACGCCCCGCTTCTGCATACGGGCGCAGAGGATGTCGCCGAAGATGCCGGCGTCGGTGACGCCCATCGAATCGACGACCGCGATGCAACCTTCCGGCATGGCCTCGATCGCGGCGCGCGTGGAAATCGGCGAGGCCCAGGAGGCTGGGGTCGCCAGATCCTCGCGGGCCGGCACGAAACGCAACGTGAAGGCAGGGCCAACGAGGCGCGGCTGGCCCGGTCGCAGCGGCGCCGCACCACGGATCCAGACGTTGCGCAGCCCCTTCTTCAGCAGGACCGTGGTCAGGGTCGCCGTCGAAACGGTCTTCAGGGTTTCGATCGCTTCGGCCGTCAACGTCATCGCAATGCTCCTCGCTGGTCGCGCGACGTTACAGCAGCGGCCCGAAAAACGGCATGCGGTTTTCGGGGAAATCCCATGCGAAAGCAGGGAGCCGAACTGGCGGTAGCGACGCCCGGCCCGTCCAGGGAAGAGTCTCAGACCAGCTCGGAGGCTAGCTTGGAGACCAGGCTGTTGGAGAGGATGACCGGCAAGCCGGCTGCAGCAGCAGCGCGCCTGTGATTCTCGACGAAGCCCATGCAGTCCATCAGCAGCACCTCGGCGCCGCGGCGACGAAGATCTTCGGCTGCCTTGGTGACGGCAGCGAGATCGCCTTGGTAGGGCGATGCCGCCGCATAGATCGGCGGCGACGCCAGCGGCTTCCATTTGCCGGCCTCGCTGTCGATCTGCTCGGCCAGCGGCACGATGATGCCGAGCTGCGCGCCGCGGGTCAGTGCGGCCACCGTCGGCGGCAGGATACGGTCGGGCTCAAGGAAGCGCGCCTGTTTCGTCCTGAGCTTCTCGAAATGCCCGGTGCACAACATCAGGATGGTGGTGCAGCCCTCCGCTTCGAGGGCGTCGAGCTTGCGCTGGGCTGCGGCTTCCGTCCGGGCCCGGTCGATGATCACGGATGATCCATCCAGCAGCTTGGTGATGAGGACCGGCTGGCCGGGAACCGCTGCAAAATCCTCTTCGATCTCGCCGCGGCTCAAATCATCGAGGACGCCTGCGTGCAGGCGCGGCAGGTCCGCCGACAGCACCGCGTCGAGGATCGGGGTGATGTCGGCCCGAGGCGCCTGGCCGATCGTAAGAGTTCCGAGCTTGCCCATGGCGATGGTCCTTTGCGGGAGCGCGAAGCCCCGGGACGGTCGTCCCGGGGCTTCGTCTGGTTCAGGGCTTGTGGAAGTTCTTGAGGACCGAATCGAAGAAGGAGAAGATCGCGTCGCCGGCGATGACGCCCGCGGCGAAGACCTCCATGTCGCCCTCCCCGCTCGTGCCGCGAAGCTTCTCCCAAACCAGCCGGCAGAGGATGCCCGCCAGCACAGCCCAGCCCGCCATCGGGAACGCGATCAGCAGGCCGGTGGCGAAGAGCACGCCGATCTGCCGCTTCGGGCCGCCGATAAACTGCAGGATCGCGCCGGGGATCGCCCACATGAAGAGCTGCCAGGCCACGCCCGGCGCCACGCCGGCCTTGATCGTCGCGGCGTAGACCTTGTCGACCGGCGCCACGAGGTTGCGGTCGAAATAGGACTGGTAGGAGAACAGCACGACGGCGCCGGCGATGACGAAGGCGAACATCGCCGCGAAGAGCTGCTGGCGGCGGCCGTCTCGCTCGAAGGCGGGATCGGCACCGTTACCGCGCAGCAGATAGCCGGCCTTGAGGTCATAGCCCATATCGGCGAAGGCAGGGCCCGTCGCGGCCGAGAAGCCGACGAGCAGGGCCAGTGCCGGCATCGGGAAGCCGATCAGCATGCCGATGATCAACGTGATCAGCGCAACGGCGAAGGCCGGGAACCAGCCGGAATGCATCGCGGCGAGGCCGACGATCAGCTCGTGCACATAGGCCGCGAAGGCAGCGTAGAGCACGAACAGGATCAGCATGCCGATCGACATGTCGGTCATCAGCCCGCCGACCAGCGCAATGAACACCGCGATCACGAGATAGCCGATGGTGCCGAGGCCGAGCGCGCGACGTACCTCGGTGTCGCCGACGCCGGCGGTGGCTTCGCTCCCATTGGCCTTGTCCTCGCGGCGGAAGAGCAGGACCGCGACCTGAAACAGCGCGACGAGACCGGCGCCGATCATGAAGCCGTGCGGGATATAGGCGGCCATCAGATCGCCCTTCGGGATGATGCCGGCGAAGGTCTCCCCACCGAAGAGCTGGCCGGAATAGCCGCGCAGCAGCAGGCCGATGCCGAACATCGTCAGCGCCCAGATGTTGCCGATGAAGGCGACGCCGAAGGCCGACATCGGAATGCCGGTCACCGCTGTCGAGCCGGCAAAACCGATCCAGGCCAGCGGGATCTTGATGAAGGAGGCGATGACGCCGGTGCCGAAGCCGATGCCCATCAGCACCGCCTTGCGGCCGCCCTCGTCACCAGCCTTGATCGCCTCGGCGGCGGCGACACCCGGCGGCCACGCGCCCTGCGCCGGGAAGACGCGGGAGTCGAACATCCGGTAGAGCAGATAGGCGTCGAGCAGCATCGCGAGGAAGGCGCCCGCCAGCATCGGCAGCACCAGGTCCTGCCGGCCGAGCAGCCAGGGGATGCCGACCGGGAGCAGCAGGCTGTTCGCGGCGCCGAAGGTGGCCGAGGAGATCGCGCTCTGGGCCAGATTCTGCACATGGATCGAGCGGTAGCGCACGAAAGCGGCAAGCGGCACGCGCGCCAGCGCCATGGCGGCGAGCGCGCCGATCAGCGAGGTGTTCGCCGTGATGCCGAGCGACACCAGAAGCTGCATGCCGATGATCGAGCCGAAGACACAGAGAATGGCGATCAGCGCCAGTGTCGCCGGCTCGAACAGGCTGGGGTGCCGCTGAGGCACCCCTTCAGTCGGATTGGTCATGCCTCAGTCCCCTCATGAGCCCCTTACGGGCTGTTTGCGTTTCGTCCCTTGCCTTCAGGCAACCAGGATGCCGGCCTTGGCCTCGCCCACGTCCTGCGTGGCATGCGCTCCCTGCACGCCGTAGTCGCGCTTGGCGGCGTCCGGAGAGACGAGGCCGAGCGCGATGTCGCGGGCGATCGCATCGCGCGAGCGCTCTGCCGCCGGGCCGTAGCCAGCGCCGCCGGCGAGCACGAGCTCGACGATCTCCTGCGGCTGCCTGACCTGGACCAGCTCGCCGGTGCCGACGTCCTTGAGTACATGGCCCTGCTCGTCGATCACCCGGCCCGAGGCTCCGCCACCGGCCTTGCCACCGAACAGGCCCGGGATCGGGTTGTTGACGCCTTCGGGATAGAGCGAGACCAGCGTCGGCAGCCCGTCATCGGAGAGCTTGCGCAGCCGCACGCGCTGGCCGAGGCCACCGCGATGCTGGCCGGCGCCGCCGGAGTCGGTGAGATAGGTCTTCTCGACCACCAGAACCGGCACGCGCGACTCGAAGGTCTCGATCGAGGTGTTCGCCGCCGAGGTCGGGTAAAGCAGGCCCGACTTGCCATCACCATGGGCCGAGCCGCCCTGGCCGCCGCCGACGAAGAGCATGTCGGAATAGGTGTCACCAGCCGAATCCCGGCCATAGACGCTGGCCGCGACGGGCAAGCCGGTGAAGGCCTGGACCTGCCTCGGCGCAGCTTCCGACAAGGCGCGGAAGATGTTCGGCGCGAGATACCAGCCGGTGCGGGTGCGCAGGTTCACCGCCAGCGGCTTGTCGCAATTCAGGATCGAGCCCTTCGGCGCGTCGATCGAGAAGGCGCGGTAGCAGCCGGCATTGCCGCGCACATTCGGCGTCAGCATGCACTTCAGCGGGTAGGTGGCGTGCGCCATCGTGTAGTTGAGTGTGCAGTTCAGCCCGCCCTGCGGCAGCTGCGGCGGGGCGCCGGCGAAGTCCAGATGGATCGTGTCGCCCTTGACCGTCAGCGCCAGCGGATAATGCATCGGCGTGCCGAGCGGGTTGTTCGAGACGGTGCCGTGATAGGTGCCGTCCGGCAGCGCGCGGATGGCCTCGCGCATCGCCTTCTCCGAGCGGCTCTGCACGACATGGGCGAGCGCGCGCAGGTCCTGCATGCCGTAATCGGTCAGGAAGGACTGCAGCCGCTCGGCGCCGATGGCGTTCGCCGCAACGAAGGAGTGCAGATCGCCGAGCACCTGCTCGGAGTTGCGCACGTTCTCGCCGAGCAGGCGCACCAGCGTCTCGTTGATCTTCCCGGCCTCGAACAGCTTCATCGGCGGGATCTGGAAGCCTTCCTCGTAGATCTCGCGAGCGCGCAGGCTATCCTTGGTGCCGCCGATGTCGGAGACATGGCCGACCGTGCCCATCAGGCCGACGACGCGGTTGCCGAGGAAGACCGGCGTCACCACCGCGATGTCGAAGAGATGGCCGGCGCAGAGCCAGGGGTCGTTGGTGATCAGGACGTCGCCGGGCTTCAGCGTCTCGGCCGGGTAACGCTCCAGTAGCGCCTTGACCGCGCGCGGCAGCGTCAGGTTGAAGACCGGCATGGCGCGGGGGGAGTGCGCCAGCGTCTCGCCTTCGGGATCGAGCAGTTCGCACGCGAAATCCTGCGCTTCCGAGATCACCAGCGAGAAGGCGGTGCGGCAGACCGTCAGCCACATCTCCTCGACGACGTTGATCATGCGGCTCCACATGATCTCGAGCGAGATCGGATCGGCCTCGATCCGGCGCGCGGCTTCTGCCAGCGGCATGTCGGCGGTGATCGTGGTCTCGGCCGCGTTGGGCTGGGCGACATGGATGAGCAGGTTCAGCACATCATCGATGACAACGCTGTCGCCGGGCGGGACGATCGTGGTCGCCTCGCGCTCCTCGATGATGGCCGGTCCCGCGACGATGTCGCCGGAACGCAGCGCGTAGCGGTCATAGACCTTCGCCTCACTCCAGCCGCCCTCGAACCAGGCCTTGCGGGTGCCCTTGACCTTGGCAGAGGCATCGCCGCCGCCGGCCGCACCGGAGAGCGACAAGGTCGGCACGGGGCCGGCGCAACGGACGCGGAAATTGATCGCCTCGAGACGGGCCCCCTCATAGACCGAGGTGTAGCGGGCCGAATAAGCCTTGCTGAAGGCCGCCCGGATAGCTTCGAGGCTCGACGCATCGATGGTGCCGGCCGGCAGAGGCACGGAAATGTCGTGCATCTGGCCGACGAGGCGCATATCGGCCGAACGCTCGACCGTGACGTCGGCGGGCTTCACGCCGGCCTCGGTCAGGTGCTTGCGGCCTTCCGCCTCGAGCTGGCCCAGCAACGCGTTGACGGCGGCGGCGTCGAAGCCTTCCGAGAACTCGACCGGCAGCGAGCGCACCATGTCGAAGGAGAGCGGCGCGGCGAGGAAGCCGAGCGCGGAGGCCGCACCCGAGGCCGGCGGGATGATGACCTGCTTGACGCCGAGCACGCGGGCGACATCGACGGCGTGCGCGGGACCGGCACCGCCGAAGCCGACCATGGCGTAATGGCGCGGGTCCTTGCCCTTCTCGACGAGATGGACGCGGGCGGCGGCACCCATGCTCTCGACCACGACCTTGTGGATGCCCCAGGCGGCTTCCTCGACCGAAAGGCCGAGTGGCGTGGCCACCGTCGAGACGGCCTTGCGTGCCGCCTCGAGGTCGAGCGCCATGCGGCCGCCAAGGAAGAAGCCGGGGTCGTAATAGCCGAGCACCAGATTGGCATCGGTCACGGTCGGCTTCACGCCGCCCATGCCATAGCAGGCCGGGCCCGGATCGGAGCCGGCCGAATGCGGGCCGACCTTGAGCAGGCCGACCTCGTCGATCGCGGCGATCGAGCCACCGCCCGCGCCGATCTCGATCATGTCGATGACGGGTGCCTTGATCGGCAGGCCCGAACCCTTGGCGAAACGGTTGACGCGGCCGGCTTCGAGCATCGGCGCGATCTCGGCGCGGCCGTCCTCGATCATGCAGGCCTTGGCGGTGGTGCCGCCCATGTCGAAGGAGATCACGTCCTTATGGCCGGCGAGTTCGCCGAACAGGGCGGTGGCGAGGCCGCCGCCGGCCGGGCCGCTTTCGAGCAGGCGGATCGGGAAGGTGCGTGCCG contains the following coding sequences:
- a CDS encoding ERF family protein: MSSALRHRRASAGSRLTELRRAPTITPLSLLSSALDRGADEHVLSQLIGLHERSRGEEARRSFEAALAAAKAELPAIAKTQIASIGAKHYRHEDLAEIVRTVGPVLARHGLAYRFRSNSDGEKVTITCVISHRDGHSEENSLSASADHSGEKNAIQAIGSTLTYLQRMTLKAALGLAAADDDDGKAAGVGETITRQQTRELLALMDEVGGEREALLRFFKIKAFAELPARRFRQALVMLNARKGRG
- a CDS encoding AroM family protein, translating into MGKLGTLTIGQAPRADITPILDAVLSADLPRLHAGVLDDLSRGEIEEDFAAVPGQPVLITKLLDGSSVIIDRARTEAAAQRKLDALEAEGCTTILMLCTGHFEKLRTKQARFLEPDRILPPTVAALTRGAQLGIIVPLAEQIDSEAGKWKPLASPPIYAAASPYQGDLAAVTKAAEDLRRRGAEVLLMDCMGFVENHRRAAAAAGLPVILSNSLVSKLASELV
- a CDS encoding glycosyltransferase, translated to MMNAHLQTRQNSIDELPGMKALAERLGRKPIVGLVSISPIADDPRVRRQGDAFYDLGWDVKAFGLQSKVESAPAWSIETPEDARQLPTPPTMPETPYRTRGIRRLAIASLALAERRAVRANRHDDAYDLRLLRVFFDKALAETIYWTLNSTFWDIYALARRQNADLWLGNDWTSLPIISRIAGEQGVPYVYDTHEFAAEEFNERKLWRYVQRPIRLETEQRFIRGAAVVTTVSTGIAERLQAIHGLPEKPQTVRSTPLYQKMPPRTTGERVRVLYHGAVWHHRGLEECIRSVALWRPEYDLTIRGPASEDYRRSLEAEIDKAGVRGRVEIVPPVPMTKLVQEASAFDVGLFALPGHSLHNEYALPNKFFEYTMAGLALCVSDLPEMAALVRHHRHGITFHGVSPDVIATAINGLTRAKIDEMKQNALKAAQDLSWEEERMRMLRAYDALFGKEADKRLLA
- the asnB gene encoding asparagine synthase (glutamine-hydrolyzing), whose product is MCGIFGSLGFEPDPRRIDIVAHRGPDGRGWETYASPKGPVALGHRRLAIIDVSDAGLQPMCDASRRYWLVFNGEIYNYIELREEMRAKGEVFVSESDSEVLLRAYMLWGEDALPRLRGMFAFLIWDSRDKVLFAARDRYGIKPLYLVSTPRGAAFASEIKQLLGLPGVSGRMNVARVHDFLSAGIADHTAETMFEGVGQMRGGECIRVDASRPGPIELASRRWYPAAAGDLAISEDEAAARFRELLTESVRLHLRSDVPVGSCLSGGLDSSAIVCLMAGMLGSRDGGAKVNTVSACYAEKSVDEKPFMDAVVAHAHTEPHFIFPKAEDVFQRAADITWHQDEPFGSTSIFAQWCVFEEARRVGVKVMLDGQGADEQLAGYHGSFPYYMADLTKRRQFGKLLRTILERSRYHGTSIQDQLRQYVVPLLPRGLAGALRQKHRQFTQHDWLGTELLREKGNPITAFQLASDELGLPDVTDLRTLCMTLTYGSNLAMLLHWEDRNSMAHSIEARVPFLDHPLVEFNLALGNDHKIVGGDTKRVLRKGMNGVLPEVVKERRDKLGFATPEQVWFRGPLRGLIEEGIETTLVRYPGLMNADGVRALAKDMLDGDRNVDFTLWRIVNLGIWGERFGVGM
- a CDS encoding helix-turn-helix transcriptional regulator — protein: MITPAQCRAARALLDWSQQDLAKAAHLGLSTIRDFEKARRVPTHNNLRGIKLALEEGGVVIGEENSCVALKGER
- a CDS encoding ribonuclease activity regulator RraA gives rise to the protein MTLTAEAIETLKTVSTATLTTVLLKKGLRNVWIRGAAPLRPGQPRLVGPAFTLRFVPAREDLATPASWASPISTRAAIEAMPEGCIAVVDSMGVTDAGIFGDILCARMQKRGVVALITDGVVRDVAGVLETNLPVWCRGVAAPPSVAGLTFVAWQEPIGCGGVAVFPNDIIVVDQDGAVLIPAGLLDAVLAEAPEQERMEAWIMTKVDEGASLPGLYPMNAETKALYEASKGK
- a CDS encoding lambda exonuclease family protein, which encodes MLEIINCIQGSPEWVQARLGIPTASEFASILTKGRGGAESRTRQSYLYKLAAERLTGEPMETVTTVHMERGKLMEEEARSAYNFVTGSKCESVGFLRRGRSGASPDALIGKDGLLEIKTKLPHLLIEALLKGEFPPEHKAQCQGQLWIAERDWIDLAVYWPGLPIFTCRAGRDEVFIRELAEAVDAFNDELDRIVAQVAAYLFASRAAVYHAVSLWLCQAASSQAHSLKFVHKLKSFPVTSRWEFSSNLRK